Proteins encoded within one genomic window of Oryza glaberrima chromosome 12, OglaRS2, whole genome shotgun sequence:
- the LOC127757638 gene encoding uncharacterized protein LOC127757638 — MGQEEAAAAPATVMFSWEQELGVPKQKMASDDDMPESPRKAPPAPARRLSVPPPPGRMLMAGSKSFSKARAVRPEDDPFLAAYLACTKSSNGGGGGVARESKGQRRSRWAGLGLGLGLGLSCKSSNGVVEDSMVKMAKLPEVHPRDA; from the coding sequence ATGGGTCAGGAAGAAGCAgctgccgcgccggccaccgtgATGTTCTCGTGGGAGCAGGAGCTGGGCGTGCCCAAGCAGAAGATGGCTTCTGACGACGACATGCCCGAGAGCCCCAGgaaggcgccgccggcgccggcgcggcggctgtcggtgccgccgcctccggggcGGATGCTGATGGCGGGGAGCAAGAGCTTCTCCAAGGCCAGGGCCGTCCGGCCGGAGGACGACCCGTTCTTGGCGGCGTACCTGGCCTGCACCAAgagcagcaacggcggcggcggtggcgttgcGCGGGAGAGCAAGGGGCAGAGGCGGTCCAGATGGGccgggcttgggcttgggcttgggctcgGGCTCTCTTGCAAGAGCTCAAATGGAGTTGTGGAGGACAGCATGGTGAAGATGGCCAAACTGCCTGAGGTTCATCCTAGGGATGCTTAG